The Hevea brasiliensis isolate MT/VB/25A 57/8 chromosome 1, ASM3005281v1, whole genome shotgun sequence genome has a window encoding:
- the LOC110640782 gene encoding aquaporin NIP6-1, whose translation MDNNNEEVPSAPSTPATPGTPGAPLFGGFRAERSGTNRKSLLKGCKCFSVEEWALEEGRLPPVSCSIPPPPVSLARKVGAEFIGTFILIFAGTATAIVNQKTQGTETLIGLAASTGLAVMIVILSTGHISGAHLNPSVTIAFAALKHFPWKQVPVYIGAQVMASVSAAFALKGIFHPIMGGGVTVPSGGYGQAFALEFIISFNLMFVVTAVATDTRAVGELAGIAVGATVMLNILIAGQSTGASMNPVRTLGPAIAANNYKGIWIYLTAPILGALCGAGTYSAVKLPEEDADTREKPSEARSFRR comes from the exons ATGGACAATAATAATGAAGAGGTTCCATCAGCTCCTTCAACACCAGCAACGCCAGGGACTCCAGGTGCTCCTCTCTTTGGTGGGTTTAGAGCGGAGAGATCAGGAACTAATAGAAAATCACTTCTCAAGGGCTGCAAATGCTTCAGTGTTGAAGAATGGGCTCTGGAGGAAGGCAGATTACCTCCTGTCTCTTGCTCAATCCCTCCTCCTCCTGTCTCACTTGCAAGAAag GTGGGAGCTGAGTTCATAGGCACTTTTATACTGATATTTGCTGGAACAGCCACGgccattgtgaaccaaaaaacaCAAGGCACAGAAACACTAATAGGCCTCGCTGCTTCTACTGGTTTAGCTGTAATGATAGTAATATTATCAACAGGCCACATCTCTGGAGCACATCTCAACCCATCTGTCACTATTGCTTTTGCTGCTCTCAAGCACTTTCCATGGAAACAG GTGCCAGTGTATATTGGAGCACAGGTGATGGCCTCAGTGAGTGCAGCATTTGCTTTGAAAGGGATATTTCACCCAATAATGGGTGGAGGAGTAACAGTTCCTTCGGGAGGATACGGTCAAGCTTTTGCTTTGGAATTCATTATTAGCTTTAATCTCATGTTTGTTGTCACTGCCGTGGCCACCGACACTAGAGCT GTGGGAGAGTTGGCGGGAATCGCGGTGGGGGCCACCGTCATGCTCAACATACTCATCGCCGG CCAATCTACAGGTGCATCCATGAATCCAGTGAGAACTTTAGGGCCTGCTATAGCTGCAAACAACTACAAGGGCATATGGATCTACCTCACTGCACCCATTCTTGGGGCACTGTGTGGAGCAGGAACCTACTCTGCTGTCAAATTGCCGGAGGAAGATGCTGACACCCGTGAAAAGCCTTCAGAAGCAAGGAGCTTCAGAAGGTGA
- the LOC110640783 gene encoding uncharacterized protein LOC110640783 has protein sequence MEVEDWETSSAELSDTEANLKDTNDEDLYYTPGSLPKLQFRSDISKARWDDEMGMAEVVEKKGKLWTTTGIVRNGKIYCSIEEILFLAELGALLLLDDKDIHFSLKDIYGKTVDEKNGCCWELFEVYRHLKSLGYIIQRHGVPWSMKGIKSNCNFDSFQGTSENNGVIIDTELKDSAVVVESLSNLQVDELRPNFDIYLPNSKFRKTSPGDPAFLLCLIRGSPPSKAKFEALERQCGQAPLKFCHVDQGRVSFFSFKRVDLPVLP, from the exons ATGGAGGTAGAGGATTGGGAAACTTCTTCAGCTGAGTTGAGCGATACGGAGGCCAATTTGAAAGATACAAATGATGAAGACTTGTACTATACTCCTGGTTCTTTACCCAAGTTGCAATTTAG GAGCGATATTTCAAAGGCTCGATGGGATGATGAGATGGGTATGGCTGAGGTGGTGGAAAAGAAGGGCAAATTGTGGACAACAACAGGAATTGTTCGCAATGGCAAGATCTACTGCTCAATTGAGGAGATTtt GTTTTTGGCTGAATTGGGGGCATTGCTTCTCTTGGATGATAAAGATATACATTTTTCTCTAAAAGATATATATGGGAAAACTGTAGATGAAAAGAATGGGTGCTGCTGGGAGCTTTTTGAGGTCTATAGGCACCTCAAGTCTCTTGGTTACATTATTCAGCGTCACGGTGTTCCTTGGTCTATGAAGGGTATTAAGAGCAACTGTAACTTTGATTCTTTTCAAGGCACCTCAGAAAATAATGGGGTGATAATAGACACTGAGTTGAAAGACTCAGCTGTAGTTGTAGAAAGTCTAAGTAATTTGCAGGTTGATGAACTGAGACCTAATTTTGACATTTATCTTCCCAACAGCAAGTTTAGAAAGACTTCACCTGGTGATCCAGCTTTTCTGCTCTGCTTGATTAG GGGGAGTCCACCATCCAAGGCAAAATTTGAAGCCCTTGAGAGACAATGTGGCCAGGCACCATTGAAATTTTGTCATGTAGATCAAGGACGTGTCAGCTTTTTTTCCTTTAAGAGGGTAGATCTCCCTGTGCTTCCCTGA